In candidate division WOR-3 bacterium, one genomic interval encodes:
- a CDS encoding polyprenyl synthetase family protein: MKEKKEFEKFLREELKKYTKDYPKELRKGIFYAMTGGKRIRPLLLFSLLDKKTKIKKKEIMKIGLVIELIHNFSLVHDDLPAIDNDDYRRGRLTTHKVFGEGEAILIGDALFSLAFQVLSDLKIEDSLKIGIFKILTKATADLVAGEFLDIKKKNFTKEEYEKMIKKKTAALFRAIFQIAALLLNLKDKNIEKWTVYGEDYGSLFQIEDDIKDKEEIPFLGELKRKYEKRLKNGFNEN, from the coding sequence AAAGAGTTTGAAAAGTTTTTAAGAGAAGAATTAAAAAAATATACCAAAGATTATCCGAAAGAGTTGCGAAAGGGAATTTTTTACGCAATGACCGGCGGCAAGAGAATAAGGCCGTTGCTTTTATTTTCTCTTTTAGATAAAAAAACTAAGATAAAAAAGAAGGAGATAATGAAAATTGGTTTAGTGATAGAATTAATTCACAACTTCTCTTTGGTTCACGATGATTTGCCGGCAATTGATAATGATGATTATCGCCGCGGTAGGTTGACAACTCATAAAGTTTTTGGTGAAGGAGAAGCAATATTAATTGGTGATGCTTTGTTTTCCTTAGCCTTTCAAGTTTTGAGTGACTTAAAGATAGAAGATTCGTTAAAAATTGGGATTTTCAAAATTTTGACGAAGGCAACGGCTGATTTGGTTGCTGGTGAATTTCTGGATATTAAAAAAAAGAACTTTACTAAAGAGGAATATGAAAAAATGATAAAGAAAAAGACCGCGGCTCTTTTTAGAGCAATTTTTCAAATAGCAGCTCTTTTGTTAAATCTAAAAGATAAAAATATAGAAAAATGGACAGTTTACGGAGAAGATTACGGAAGTCTCTTCCAGATCGAAGATGATATTAAAGATAAAGAAGAAATTCCTTTTCTTGGGGAGTTGAAAAGAAAATATGAGAAAAGGTTAAAAAATGGATTTAACGAAAATTAA